AAGATATATAATGTGAATGATAATCAATTTAATTCATTACCAAAAATATAAGAAATCTTATTTGATTGGTGGAATAAATCTTAATTTCAACCATAAATATATAACTACAAATAAAGTAATCAATGTAGCTTTTTTCTTGCTTTCTCAAAATATCACAAGTCTCTACCTTACATATTGGAACTAAAGATCTGGTCATCCAGGCTTCTGGATGTCTCTTCTCAGCAGCTCTATCTGGCTTTTCTAATATCTTTCATGGTCTATACTTATAATGACTTAACTAAATAAGACCTTAATCCTTTTATTGAAGGGAGAGCTGTCTTTTAATCACACAAATTTTCTGGTAAGGGAACTCAGAggcatcaattagtgaactttgaATTAAACTCCGCAGATATAAATCTAGGTCCCAAAACTAGGAAAAAAATTCAACCAACCAGAGAAAGTAAGAGATGAGAACACAAATATTATCTAAATCCAAATTTAGATCCCAAACTAATTACATATTCAGAAATCATTCATATGATGGGAACCTAATAAAGAATGTTGTAATCCAAGTGCGCACACAAAGTGATGAGAGCAAAAGGGAAAAACAACATCTAGAATatatgatgaaaaaaattatttcttataTTTCATCATTCTACACAAGGAGACTTTGATCTCAGGGCAGGTGATGACAGTATTAATTCAGCCCAGTCTCATGAATCATCATAGCACACTTAACAATGAAGGTGTTCCTTTCTTGTACTTATAAAAGGTAATAATGATATGAAATGCACCCATAAAGTTGCCAATcaacataaaaaaacaaaaaataattactCTTCCTGGTTCCAGTAACAAAGGGAAAATAGATAAATTGTTACTAAATACAACCTATATTCTATATGAGGAAGCACCAGTCACTCTTGATATATGCCAAAGCTAAAACTGAGCatcaaaaataaattatcacATTGAGATGCACATTCTCACTGACCTATAGATACCATGAGTAATCAATTCATGGTGGTCATCGTGATATTTTCTAATCAGATGTGTGAAAGATCGGCCAGCTGTTATGACTGCAGCTTTACGTATAAGCTCTCCAATTAATATCATCACAAGCCCAATGTTGCTAACCCACCAATACTCTTTCAACCTTGGGAAGAGGAGAATCTCTATAGCATATTCCAGCAATGCACAAACCATTGCAACAACATACTGCTTGCTAATCAGAAGTGCTGCACAACAAGCATTTCATTATATACCAGAGGCTTCTTAAAGAGATTAAATCGGATATTAACCGTAGAGTAATTGGAAAAACAAAAAACCTAAGTTTAAGCATAAAAAACAATTAACATTTATTTTACAATGACACTTTTGTAAAGTACTTATATAACAGGAATCGAAGGCAATCATTTCTTATAATGTAAAACAAAATTGCATGCTGTCTAACCATTCCACTAACCAGAAAGTGAGACAATAAATCGAAAACCAATAAAGTGAAAGGAATAAGCTAATCGCAGCCAGATGTTGGAAAATGCTCTAATTATCTACTCAAAACCCTAGAAAATAAGCCAACCAGAATACCCCTCTCACGCATGATTAGAGTCACCTCAGTCTTCCTTTCTTTCACACTTTCTCCGCTCTAATTCAGTTCCCGATCCTCCAATTTCGCAAATGAACGCAAGATGATCCAAGGAATTCTCGAACTACAACGGCTCCAAATTCCAAGACGAATGAGAGAGGTAAAAAAAAGGCACTCACAACTGAGGGTAACATTGGACCGGCCGTGGAAGAAGACGGCGAGCGCGTACTCCGAGGAGTGGAAGAAGGCGACGGCAAAGATGAACTGCGGCAACTGCCGGGAAGCCGTGTAGGCCATGGCAATCTCGGCCATTTCCCCTTGCAACAACCCCAGGAGCGCTGGAATCCCTCCGCCCAACCTCAGGAGCAAAATTCCAGGGTTAGGGTTCGACTCGGCCGCTCGACCGGGAGAAATGGGAGAGCGCATACAAGTCGAGGAGGGGAACGCCGCGAGCGAGTGAGCGAGCGAGCGAGGCGGCGTTCGACTCCCGCATAGAAGTTGCCATAAAGAGAAGCCCAAAATTACTGGGCCCCATATTACGGCCCACTTGGGGGGCCACTAAGAGTGCAGTGCTATCAAGCACTGGCCCTCCCACCTCAGAGAAGATGTGATTTTggggttatattattattatcacatttgatatataatttttaatctaGTGCTCCTTCCTTTTCTAAAGAATAATTCACATAAGTATCGAGTTCACCATATATGTTAAGAaagatgatatatttttgttAGGATTAATGCCACAATGAGAACCTGAATGCAACATTGGCATCCAAAAGGGGTATTTAGATCCTCAAGGCATTCCGGGCTCTTCTTCGGACGTAAATTGCTTGAATAGTAGTACCACCGTCCAAATCGAAGGAACTCCCATGTGACAGTAACTGCGTTGCCGGGCGTCCCTGCTGAGCCCTTCACCATTGATGAACGAgagctgctgctactgctgctgtctCCCATTTCATTTCTCACCTACCACCATCGGCAGCTTCCAAGACACTCCACTCTGTAGCTTCAGCTGCATGCACCGTGGACGTGATCCTCTAAAACACAGTTCGATTTATGTGCTGGAGGAGATGATAGCACGGGAGGAAGCAGTACTCATGCAACGTACGTATGTTTGTATTCATGGAATAGCTCCTCCTTTACTCCTGTGCAAAAGCTGCAGCTATGTTCTCGATGATCACACGCAGCACGCCGCTGTGTGCTTCAGGAGATGAAAAGGCTTCCGCTCTGCGGCGACGAATCAAAACAGAGAATAAGAGGACGAAGAAGATGATGATCAGGCAAAGCAGGTCAAAATACGACGCTTCGTCTCAGAGCTGCAGTGCTATGGACCGGTCAACAGCTGCACAAGATTCGTGAGCTTAACCGGTTCCCCGGACACCACGCCGTACGTACGCACGGGAGATGTATGTACACGTACCACACGTATCTATTATATGACCGGTATTTGAAAGAGAATTAAGGAGAACAAAAAAATTAAGTGCTAAAGATCAAAATTGGCTTCCGAGAGAAATCCAATTCATCACTTAAAGTGGATGGCGAAGTTGAACTAAGTGGTGTAAAgggcaaaataaaataaaataaaaatcaaaaatcaaaaaatagCTTGAACAAACAGAAttcgatttttttaattttttttgtggtTTAgcctttttatatttatttcataaaaaCATATGACAGCAAGCTCGCATCCCTCATCGAGAGAAGAAGAGATCTGTTCCATGCTTCCGCATTCTCGGATTATATAATTTCAACAAACACCATGCATGCCTGGGGAATCTTAAAACGACACAAGATATCTTGAACACCATCCTTTGAATTCATAGAAACGGaaaaggggaggggagggggatcTGAGCACATCCTACACAAATTTTCTGCAAAGGAACCAACTGAAGATAGAGAAGAAGAGATCAGAAAGAATAAAATCCTTCTTGCTACATCAGAGCTAGCAATTGCTGATCCATTCATTAGAGTCTGCCTCCTCTCACATGAAGTCCAGTTCAAACATGGCTTGTCCAAGGTGGAGGAGATTGGCTTGCTGAAGGTGGGTGCTGTGGCTTGAACAACCTCCTGTGGACTGGGTGGCCTCATTAGAATCGGAACTCAAGGGGGGATTGTGGTGGTGGAAGAATGTGCCGCTGGATTCTGAGAGGGAGAAGATGTGCTGCTGCTGTGGGAACTTGTCCTCCAACATTGCACCTAAGGTTCCTTGACTTTGGTACATGGTGTTAGAATCCATGCCTCTTCTTTCATCTGCCCCAACTCCTCTTATAGATAAAGCTGGTTCATTCCTCAAATGACCACTCCTTTTGGTACTAATACCAGTGAGATAAACAGGAGTTATGGACTTGGTTGGTGCTGTTAATGGAGGTCAAAGCATGAGAAGAGCAGAGATTTAATAGGAAGGACTGCGCAAagcaaaaagaattataaaagatGGGGACTTCAGATCATTACTGATGTCTTGAGCCTGTTTGGTCTTCTCAATATTGGAGTTGGCTGTGGGAATCACGGAGGCTGAGGACTCTGCTATTCCTGTTGCGAGCTGAGGCTTCCTCCTCCTGCGGTTGTGGTCGGCCAGGCGCTTCCTGCAGCTCCTTTTGGCTTCATCAAACTCTGCCAGCGCATGGAACCTGACCACCATTTGGAGGAGAATGAGGAAGAGAGAAGAGACCTCCATCTGTTAATAGGAAAAATGGCCAAACATCCAATTCTAcaaggctctctctctctctctctctctctccccccaacATGAGAAAGAGGAGCATGTAGAGTTAAAGGATGCCTGCATCAAACCAAGATGTAGAAGCTACAAAAGAGGGGGGAGAACCCGGTCCTTAAATAGACGACTTTAATTTCTATTCTAACCAGTGGAGAAAAGGGTAGGTGCAGTCATTAAAGCACCAGATGCTAGCTGTGAACTAATGTTCATGGAGAACATACGGAGATGGAGGAGCACTTTCTCTATCAAGGAACTGTGGTTTGCTGGTTCATGCTCATATGATTCACAGAGAAAAAAGCATTGAGTTCTGCAGTTAGTGCCACTGGTCTCCATACTTAAGGATAAAACAAAATAGAATAGGGCAATGTGAAGGCTATATAGTTCACATGACTTTTAGAACCTTGTAAACTAGCTCAAGCATGCGAAGACATTATCCTAGAAAATGTACTGAACTCTAGGACACATTTATTGCTGTTGCTGGGAATATTACTACTGATCATGTCCAAATGATCAGGGGGTGATCGAGGTCTTGCAACTCCAACTTCATCTGCTGCATTGCACCCACGCTCCACAAGCAAACATAGGGAGCATAAGACATGGAAACACGGGATCTTTTGGGCTGAAGGAAGAATGAATTGGGTGTGGAATTTGTATGTGGATTCATGTTTCTTCTAGTCTTCGTAATGGAGCTGACAAACGGATCATACCTGCTGCATTGCTGGCAGAACCGCTGCTGCAGTCCATGGGCGATGACGACGGTGGCCTTGGAGTGGAACTCGCACACCTTGTGTCGGCGGTGGTAGTGCTTCGCGCCGGAGAGATCGGCTTTGCACCCCTCGGCCTGGCACCGCGGCGGCTGGTGGCTCAGCGAGTACACGCCTCTCGACCTCGCGAACAGGTGGTCCATCTCGAGGCCGTCCCCGGACGAAAAGTAGGTCCTTTGGCCCAAATTTAGACCGATTCGGCCTCCGCTGTCGATGCCATCCTCCGTCTTGATGAGCGCCACCGGGAAATCCGGCACGGGCGGAGGTGGACAGAAGGCGAAGTGGTTCATGGGGAAGAGAGGAGGCGGGCAATCCAGGGCGGGAGCAGGAGGGAAGATTGGGCGGCTTTGGAGGTCGATAGCTTCGTGGTTGGTGGTGGGAACAGCGGCGTTGAGGTTGTGGGAGGCCGTCGCCCAGTCCCAAAGGTGGCGCTTTTGGTTGTTGCCTTCCAGCCCAGCAAAGGACACCATGGAAGGGACAAAAGCCTCAGCAGAGTTGGACCTGTTCATCATCTTCCCATCAAAAGACTCCcacggaggaagagagagagagagagatagagtgagagtaagagagagagagagagagggtgaaaAAGAAGCAAGAGGGACAA
This genomic stretch from Musa acuminata AAA Group cultivar baxijiao chromosome BXJ3-9, Cavendish_Baxijiao_AAA, whole genome shotgun sequence harbors:
- the LOC135648547 gene encoding squamosa promoter-binding-like protein 8; this encodes MMNRSNSAEAFVPSMVSFAGLEGNNQKRHLWDWATASHNLNAAVPTTNHEAIDLQSRPIFPPAPALDCPPPLFPMNHFAFCPPPPVPDFPVALIKTEDGIDSGGRIGLNLGQRTYFSSGDGLEMDHLFARSRGVYSLSHQPPRCQAEGCKADLSGAKHYHRRHKVCEFHSKATVVIAHGLQQRFCQQCSRFHALAEFDEAKRSCRKRLADHNRRRRKPQLATGIAESSASVIPTANSNIEKTKQAQDITPTKSITPVYLTGISTKRSGHLRNEPALSIRGVGADERRGMDSNTMYQSQGTLGAMLEDKFPQQQHIFSLSESSGTFFHHHNPPLSSDSNEATQSTGGCSSHSTHLQQANLLHLGQAMFELDFM
- the LOC135649183 gene encoding protein-S-isoprenylcysteine O-methyltransferase A-like isoform X2; the encoded protein is MRSPISPGRAAESNPNPGILLLRLGGGIPALLGLLQGEMAEIAMAYTASRQLPQFIFAVAFFHSSEYALAVFFHGRSNVTLSSLLISKQYVVAMVCALLEYAIEILLFPRLKEYWWVSNIGLVMILIGELIRKAAVITAGRSFTHLIRKYHDDHHELITHGIYRFVRHPGYTGFFIWATGTQIMLCNPVATLDKYHEPFDP
- the LOC135649183 gene encoding protein-S-isoprenylcysteine O-methyltransferase A-like isoform X1, with product MRSPISPGRAAESNPNPGILLLRLGGGIPALLGLLQGEMAEIAMAYTASRQLPQFIFAVAFFHSSEYALAVFFHGRSNVTLSSLLISKQYVVAMVCALLEYAIEILLFPRLKEYWWVSNIGLVMILIGELIRKAAVITAGRSFTHLIRKYHDDHHELITHGIYRFVRHPGYTGFFIWATGTQIMLCNPVCIIAFIVVVWRFFSTRIPYEEFFLRQFFGFQYVEYAKRVPSGLPFIR